In Streptomyces violaceusniger Tu 4113, one DNA window encodes the following:
- a CDS encoding integrase core domain-containing protein: protein MGLRQSTGRTGSCFDNAAAESFWAVLKEEIGIRLWPDRATARAEAFAFIETFYNRRRLRKHPLFGYLTPHETRQRFRNDHVLAA from the coding sequence TTGGGACTTCGGCAAAGCACCGGCCGGACCGGCTCATGCTTTGACAACGCCGCAGCCGAGAGCTTCTGGGCCGTACTCAAGGAAGAGATCGGCATCCGGCTCTGGCCCGACCGGGCCACCGCCCGCGCCGAGGCCTTCGCCTTCATCGAGACCTTCTACAACCGGCGCCGCCTCCGCAAGCACCCTCTCTTCGGGTACCTCACACCCCACGAGACGCGACAGCGGTTCCGTAACGACCACGTACTCGCAGCGTAG
- a CDS encoding IS3 family transposase, which translates to MSWLWPAPYAWLEAEEARQERERADEALAHEITVIHLASKGAYGVPRVHAELRRLGRTINRKRVERIMRERRITGVTRRKRRSLTRPDRQARPAPDLIGHDFTATRPGTRLVGDITYLPTREGWLYLACWLDLATREVVGYAMADHHRASLVVDALRTAHGRGDP; encoded by the coding sequence GTGTCCTGGCTGTGGCCCGCTCCTTATGCCTGGCTGGAGGCCGAGGAGGCGCGGCAGGAACGCGAGCGCGCGGATGAGGCCCTGGCCCACGAGATCACAGTGATCCACCTCGCTTCGAAGGGTGCCTACGGTGTCCCGCGCGTGCACGCCGAGCTGCGGCGACTGGGCCGGACCATCAACCGCAAGCGGGTTGAGCGGATCATGCGCGAACGCCGGATCACCGGTGTCACGCGCCGAAAACGCCGCTCGCTGACCCGCCCCGACCGGCAGGCACGGCCGGCCCCAGACCTGATCGGGCATGATTTCACCGCCACCCGGCCAGGCACCCGGCTGGTCGGGGACATCACGTACCTGCCCACCCGCGAGGGCTGGCTGTACCTGGCCTGCTGGCTGGACCTGGCTACGCGCGAGGTGGTCGGCTACGCGATGGCCGACCACCACCGCGCCTCCCTGGTAGTCGACGCGCTGCGGACGGCCCACGGCCGGGGCGACCCATAA
- a CDS encoding transposase has translation MGSQYSKRYSEEFKRDAIALARSSSKTITEVARDLG, from the coding sequence GTGGGTAGTCAGTACTCGAAGCGGTATTCGGAGGAGTTCAAGCGGGACGCGATCGCGTTGGCCCGTTCCTCCAGCAAGACGATCACGGAGGTCGCGCGGGATCTGGGGTGA